Genomic window (Pelodiscus sinensis isolate JC-2024 chromosome 17, ASM4963464v1, whole genome shotgun sequence):
TGGTGTATTTCAGAACATAACGTCCATACTGGATCcgtttacagaaaccatgttggcttttgtccaacaaattatgttcttctacgtgcctgacaattttattctttactattgtttcgactaatttacaccagcggagtagaggtcctgtcaggagcacacCGGGACAACCCTGAAaaccctggggctacgtctacactgccatttttgctggcagtgagtatgcaaatgaggcttgatTAGCAAATGAGACATTGACCGTGCCtcctttgcataatttatgcacaccatttttgcagaaaaagaagtagtgtggatgggggggaggggttgtgcaaaaactccattttccacaagatccttatgcctctgtgGGCCTTATGCCTCTGTGAGAGAGGCATAACAATCTTGCAAAAAAcggagattttgtgcaaaaaacccccatcCACGctacatttttctgcaaaaacggtgtgcataaattatgcaaatgagatgtggcagtatgctaatccatgcctcatttgcatactcactgctggcAGAACCagccgtgtagatgtagcctgactgaTGACAGTATGGTCCATCATGATGTGTCAGATAGCATCTCACCACAAGCCTGTGTGCTGTTCGTGTGTGATTTTATCaacctacagcagtggtccccaaccttttggggcagctgggtgcccgggggcggggccacgcacgcGCCGCAcacttgggggtggggccgcccatggGCCATGCGCGCGGAGCCGGCACTgtccatgcgccgcgcgcccggggcagggctggccctgatcactgggcaggtgcacataaatgccccagcgggcgccatggcagggaccactgacctacagcCTGTGTGAAGTGAAAGTATCAAGCTCTGAGGGAGGAAGGTGAGGCCAAGATGTGTAGGGTAGGGTTTGTGCCAACTCCTTTAGGTCCATACAGAGCCTGTCCATAAAGAGCTTGATCAGATGCTGTAAGCAGAGGAACAGGAAGAGTGTGCTGACAGACTCAGTTCTGCAAGGCTCTGCACTGCGCTGTAGCCTGCAGAGGCAGTCTGAgtcagagggggtggggaagacagAAAAGCAGGACAAGATCCATAGTGCAGAAGGAAAAGCATGTTTCATAGACACTGCTAAGTAGAGGCTGCAAGGGCAAGGagcattgcacacacacacacacacacgcacacacacacacacacacacacacacgaaaattGGATGTCTGCTTGAGTCTATAAACAGCTTGGAAGCAtagtctgggggaggggttctcTAGGAGGGGTTAAGGAAAATGTCCCATGATGATAATTTATATCATTAACTCTTTCTCGTGTGAGGAGAAAGAGGGAGAATCACAGCACTGCACAATTTACTGTTCAGCACTGTTCCCCCCCATTCAAGAAGTAGCCCAGCATAGCCAAACATATGGCCATGTTCAAGCCCCACCTACAGGAACCTGGGAGTGACAGTCCTAATCTGAACATCTGCACACTTCAATACAAGATTCATCCCCATTTGGTTATTATGTTTGTGAAAGATATTTTGTGGGAGGAGCTTGGAAGAGCACCACTAGGACCAGcaggaaaaaataatttccctCCTATGAAAATAATGACATTTTAGGGAAGGAAACTGTCCCATTTTGGGACAAAAGGTCAAAATTTATCATTTTTTGTAGAAGGAAAAAGTGTGGAAAATTCTGTTTTAGGAAAaccaaaatgaaaattttcagttTGCTCCCTTGAGCAGTCAGAGCCAACTCACTGGGTTGCCAGAGACCTAGGTTTCCTGATCTCAGCAATGCCACATCAAAAAAGCCCAACCAGCCAATTAGAATATGTTCCCCTCTCAGGCAGTCCTACAGAGGTGCAGAGACGATCTTCTGTGAAGATGGAGCAGGCTCTCTCTGGAGCATGCATAGATAGAGCCCTGCattgatacaaaatttgtatccacatcagAATCAGATTTTGCagaaatgagccacagatatccacatttGGTATCAATGAAgatggatacctgtggatataaagcgggTATCGCGGCTTTTCAGAGCTCTATGCATAGGAAACTTGTAGCACTCAGGAGGTGCACTGCCCTCCTATGcccactccctgcccctcttGTTGACCCTCCCTGCACCCTATAAGCATCTGTCACCCCTGCAAGCATAGTGACCTCACCTGCATGAGGCTCTAGAAGACTGTCGAGTTCTTCTCCCACCAGCTGGTGTATAGAAAGATTGAGTCCATTTTCTGAATCCTGGTCATCTGTCTCACTGTCTTCTTGGCAACTGTCCTTTATACTGAGGCAATCAGTATCTAGCCCCACGTTCCTATAAAGGAGACCAAAGGCCAGAGCATTGATGCTACCCTCTGCCAGGGACTCATCTTCATGtgtgtccctcccctctcccacacctcaccTCTTCATGATTCATCTCTGCCCAGAAAAACAGGCCCAGTTGATACCACTTGGGAGTTGCATAACCAACGCAAAAGAGGAATTTTAGGCATTCCCTCATGACTTCGTGACACACAGCATTAagtttcttccagtcttctgaaacttCCCCAGCATTCCAAGAGAAGTTGAAAATCGACATTAATTGGCCgtctcttttaaaactcttggaggTGTTTTGCTCAAACTGCAAGCAGAGACTGAGTTTGGAAAGTGTCTTCCTGAAAGGCGACCATTTCAGAGAGACCCAAGTGACTGAAAGTAGCTTCTTCAGTCCCTTCTGAGTCTCTTGAAAATGTTGGCTGGAGGGTGGGCTACTAGGAGGTCCTGGGCTCTGTCACACACTTCCTGAGTGGTGCAAGTCTCTTACTCTCTTATCAGAGATCTACAAAACGGAACACTACTCTAGtgtagggatgcaatagtgtagtcgattaaccaattaaccaaaaagcaaaagcttatcagttaacagaCGACACGcattctcttcccctttccccctccaccagtaaattttttagcaggctggccagcagcccagctcagtcctggctcacgctgggtccaggacctaaccctgctacagctctgcatttattaggagctaggcaggcaggcaACCCGGCTCAGGTCCGGCTCGTGCTGGGTTCAGGAGctcagccaccctccccccaacagccGCCCTCCCCACtcctatatcagaagcagcagtgtagagtggcagggggctccttaggagtgggcactggctgccagccctgccccacagggactatagaatagttgagtaactgataagaattcatgaggttacttgactattcaattaactaatatttaacatccctactccagtgGCAGTTACCATGCAGCTTCCCCAGCTCAGGTGCTGCATGCAGGAAGGCAAAACCTGGTATTTTTTACAGTGTCCCCTGACACTCATACCCTCATCTGTGTTCACCCTTGGTGTCCTTTCCCTTTTGGATCTTAGGGTATTTACCACCATTGGAGAGCCTTTTTCTGGTTAGGCACTTCTCGCTTTGAAAGCTGTGTGAGCTAAATCACAGAAAGCCCTCATTCCCAAATACATGACCACGTGGTGACTTAGCTCAGTAGAATTATCACAGCGTATCATGCCAGAaatttccccatgtagacaagagCTCTGTCACTCCTCATCCCGCTTTCCTGTCCTGCTGTCACTCCCCTGTTCTAGTGCGACTCAGTTATTCCTACTTCGTCTCCTCTAAAtccctggggagaaaggagcaAGGCCCAGAGCTTCACAGTCATTTAGGCTCCTAACACACTGAAATCTATGGGAGTTAGGTGCTAAACACTGCTGGGGATCTGGGAGTCTCTAAGACCCTATCTCAAAAAGGCTTTTCTGCAGGGTAGCCTGGTCTCCCCTTTGCCCTTTTATTTCTCCTTTTCCTGCTATCACATGAGAAGGGGAGGAAAGTTGGAGCCCCACTGACACAGGAGAGTGTGGGTGGTATAGGGTGCAGTTTGGTGGTGGACAGGGCACAGGTACTAGCAGTGAGAAAGCAGAGAAAAAACAGTGCCTACTCCTTCTTCTGCGTACTCCTCAGCCAGgcaccctcctttctcctccttACCCaccacccttgtgcctggctgtGGCAGAGGAGGATCTAGGGCATGCTTCAGGGAAGAGTAGAGCTAAGGTGAAACAACAATTAGCTCCTGGCTGCCCTTGACTGCTGCATGCTCTTGTATTTCCCTAGCCTCTttctacaggcccagctcctttGTGGGCCTTTGAAGCACCCCTGTCTCTGTTCCCTCTGTTCCTCCTGAGGCCCTGGCGGGGTTGTGTTGGTGGCACTCCCTGGAGCCATAGTATGTTGGCGAGTATGTAGTGAGAGGCTGACCAGTGCTACCAGTGAGCTGGGAAAAGAGCAGAACACAGGCCATCCCATGTCTCAGCGACCCACAGTCAAGTGCACAAACACCACAAACAGGCAGGACAGTCTGAAGGATGTCTCACTTGTTTTCTGGGTTTGTATGACCCTGCACTAAGACATGGCAGGTCCCTGCCTTGCAGGCAGCATAGGCAGGGCAAGTGCTCTCAGCATCATTTCAGCAAGGCACTGGCACACCCTGAGAGTGTACTTAggtacaatagtgatagaaatgtagccatgttagtctggtgtagctgaaacaaaatacaggactatgtagcactttaaagactaacaagatggtttattagatgatgagctttcgtgggccagacccacttcctgacaCAGGAGAGTGTggatctgatctgaggaagtgggtctggcccacgaaagctcatcatctaataaaccatcttgttagtctttaaagtgctacatagtcttagGTACAAGTGAGAATGCTAACCTCCTCACTTGGCTTTGCTGACACTATCAGAGCTTCTAccaactcctcctccttctaCCAACTCCTCCaactcctgattttaagaggaataagggacctttcggaaaaggctttatttttcgaaagatccccgtctagactggcgcttttctccggcaaagccccgcgccggaaaaaagcggcagccatgttcatgcaaatgcagcggggaaaatttaaatccccgctgcatttgcaattctgacttgtctcatctgcatcctttttccggaaaaggggtgcagtgtagacacagccatgttgtaaTACACTGTTGATCTCTGATAAAGATTAAACCAAGGGGGTTGGATTTCAGACTTCACGGGAGAGTGGGGTTTGATAAAGAAGGCGGTTAGGGGTTCCAGAGTGGGAAGAGCATGGGAGAGACAGATGATTACACTGGAGAAATGGGCAAGAAAAAGAACGTGGATGTGTTGGGTCAGAACCGGGTTTGCATTTAAGGTGAAGAACTTGCTAAGGAAAGGCAAGTGGAAGGCAGTGAGAATGGCCCTTTGCAGGCATGGGCCATGAGGCTTGCAGAAGTGGAGTCAGAAGGTCCAAAAGGCCTGGCAGagagtacaggaggcccccacaTGACCCTATTGTAAATGAGCGTTCAAGTTACAATGCCCCTGACTTGTGACGCTTCTCCAGGAACCGatcgcgtcgcaagtcggggTCCTCCTGTACTCCTTCCTGCCCAATCCCTTCAGAGATTTCACACTGTGTATGACAATGGTGGGACCAGCACCAGACTGTCTGCAGCTCTGAGAGCCTCATTGTAAAAACAATGTTGAAAAATTGCAAAAGTTGCAGAAAAGAGACACAGAAATTATTGGAGGGCTGGTGAAAATACCTGCCAGTGaaagaatcctagggttggaagagatctcaagaggtcattgagtccagccccctgcccaaagcaggaccaaccccaactaaatcattccagccagggctttgtcaagccaggacttaaaaacctctagtgatggagattccatcccctccctagggaacccatcccagtgcttcacctcccttccagggaaatagtttttcctaatatccaacctacaccacccccactgcaacttgagcccattgctcctcgttttgCCATCCgccgccactgagaacagcctctctccttcctctctggaacctctcttcaggtagttaaaggctgctatcaaatcccccctgcGTAGTTGGCTTAGTTTGGTTTGAGAGGTGATATGGTTACACTCACAGTCCTTCCCCCATTCCTCTTCCCTCCCGCAAGTCCCCTCAcaatctccctctccctctcctacaTAACTCAAATATTTCTCAGgggctctctcccttccctccaatCCTTCTTAGTCTCTCTCCTCTTTATTTCTTCCTTTGAGGCTTCCCTTTCTCCCTCTTGGGCCTAGGGCCATGGTGTCCAAAAAGCTAGccactagctacatgtggctggccgggtgagtgtggctagttctctaTGGCAGTAGCCACCGTagtagctactgcttcagaactggttggataccatgAATCTAGGGtttcctgctctgctcccacccttTACTTCCCTCTGCCAGCTAAGGCCCCTCTCCTGGGTgtggctgccactttttgcttTGGGCCGTCTCCTCCCATTGCCCTACACATCCTCCTTCCATCTAGGTGCTCTCTTCTGTCTCCCCAGGCCAGTTCTCTCTCTCCCATCCGGCTGCTCTCTTAGTCCTAGCCATGCCAGTTACTGCTGACTGGCAGTAGCttgtgtggggagaagggagaagtcCAGCAGTGTTGGAGCCCAGGTGTCAGCTTCAGAGAGGATCACCTGAGAGCAGGGCCTGAGAGACCAATTACCATGCATAGGGCTGTGGCTTGGGACCCTGGGAAAGTCCGAGTGAGTCCAGCCCAGTCCTGTTGCCTCATCCCTCTCATCTTCAAATGCAGGTATATGCAAAGCAGGGAGACAGCACAAATCCTGAGGCTCCCATGAGCCCTCTTAGCATGGGGATCTTCCCTCTGGAGGCATTTGAAGCTGACTTCTCCTgacaggggcagaggagaagaAGGGAGAGGCAAAAGGCACTGGGACTTACACTGTGTGTCTTACCTGCTGCCATTCTTGGCTGTGTATTTGTTTCCCCTGTGGTTTGGTTTGGGCTGGAATTGGCCCTGGTGCAGCAGAGACAGCAGCTGAGAGATTTGCTGTAAGACAGGAAGAGTCTATTGATTGCACACAGTCACCACTCAGGATGCTTCCTGTCAGGATGTCCCCTTCTCACCGTGTCTGCTCTTTATAGCGTTTCCTTCCCTTGCAGATGGTTTGGCATTGTCACTTGGAGACTACAGCCAAAGAGTAAGCAAgcagcttcctccccccacccctggctcTGCTTTGAGCCCCAGAGCCTGCTGACTCTGCTAATCCCTCTCGCGCCTTTCACAGCGCAGACTGGATTTGACTCCCTTACACTTGTGGAAAACAAACCAGGCATAACTCCCTCTTTGTGTGACagtcccacctcccttcccccaactcccTAACCTGTCCCTAACACAGCAAAGATACAGCCCCTACCTGAACAGGAGGTGACTCCATAGCAAGTTCTCCCGTGGGATCCTGCTCCGCAAGTGCCACCATGGACAGCCTCACGAGACtttgcaggaggtgctggtggGGATGGGCTTCTCTGGGTCCCACTTCTTGTGCTGCAATTCTCTGCCTCATCAGAGTTGTGTCTGAAAGCTGAGTAGTTGGCAGGGAGAGGTCAAAATTATGATCTCCCAGAGGCTTCAGCTGTGGGTTCTCTAAGCTTTTGGAGTGGGTCTTGAGGCTTGAGCTCTCTTTTGGTGCATTTCTTAGCCTGTGTGGGTGGAAGGGTCTGCACTGTATTGCAGGGAGATTGAAGGCATCTTTCTGTTCAGCTGGACCTTTCTGATTTCGTAGAGTCCTGTACAGTGTTGGGGTGAAGTGAAATGGAGTCTGCAGTGGACTGTCCTTCAGCAAAGCTTCTTCGTAGGAGCAAACTTGCTCAGCCTCACTCTGCCCAACTTGCCTGTTTCTGAGCATAGGGACTAAATATATGTCTGTTTTCTGAATGTGTTTCTGAGGCTTCTTGAGTTGCTGTTGTCTGTGAGCGTGTTCTGCTTCCCTGCAGTTGTAGGCCATGTTatctttcttctctcttttgCATATAGACATGATTAAAGCCAAAATAAGAAGAAAAGTGCTTACTAGCACAGCTATGCAGATAACAGTCACCATGGATGGGCTCAGCCTCTGAGCCTCCTGGGCTGAGTTCGTCAGCTGGTCAAGATGATTTTGGAAACTTAACTGCACAAGGGCTTTAGCCTGCAGTGGTGAGTTCCCTTGATCCCTCACCAACATCTCCAGTTCCCATTCACTTCCAATGAGGCTGCTGGCATTGCTGCTGTTGAGAAACACGTGCCCTGAGAATGTATCAAGGACAAACAAGTTGGCATCATTCCCACTCAGAATGTCATAGTGGAGGGCCCCATTCAGACCAGAATCTGCATCACTGGCAGCTATGGTGAATAGCAGGGAAATGTTGGAAGTAGATGTTGGTGTCATAGTGCTTACTGCTGTACTTTGGGGGCCATGGTTCCCTAGGGATAGCCTCAGGCATCCAGTCTGTGGATTGACTAGAAAAATGATCTTTGCTTTGCCTCCCAGCAGCACTGGCTGCAAAATCACTGGGGAATTATCATTCCTATCAAGTACATTTACCCTAACAGAAACATTTGAGGCAAGTTTGGGGTGACCCCAATCTTCTGCTGTCACCAAGAATTCCAGACTTGCCATTTGTTCATAATCAAAAGCTCTGAGAGCAAAGATTTCACCAGTTTTGGAATCAACAGAGAACAAATCTGAAGCAAAGAAGTCTTGGATGCTATAAGTGATTTTTCCATTGAAGTCTAAATCAGCATCCTGAGCCTTGACAGTAACCAGGTAGGATGGAGGCACATTGTTCTCAGCAATGGTGACATCATACATCATTCTTTCAAACAATGGGGGGTTGTCATTAACATCACTGATGCATATAGTGAGGTGTTTCCACGTGGCCAAGGAGTAGTCCCCATTGTCCTGGACCATTAATGTCAAGTTATATTCTGCCCATCTCTCCCTGTCCAAGACAGCATTGGTCAACAGCATATAAGTATAGCTGTTGGTCCTTTTCAATTTGAAATGCTCAAATCCTTGTGTTAGGTAACAGTGCACCTGTCCATTGTTTCCTGAATCTGGATCACTTGCCGTCACTAGAGCAACAAAGCTGTCCTTCGGAAGAGCTTCAGATAGCTCTGGCACCTGGGCAGCCCAAGTGATGTGCACATCTGGGGCATTGTCATTGACATCCAGGATCTTAAAGAGGATCTTGCAGTGTGCTGGGATAGGGTTGGCTCCAAGATCCCTGGCTTGTACATCTACTTCATAAGTATGATTTTCTTCATAGTCCAGTGGGAGTCTCACAACTACACTGCCTGTCTTGGTATCAATGCTGAACATGTTCACCACCTCCAGTGGCGCATGTTTACTGAGTGAGTATTCTATCTCCCCATTGGGACCCTGATCAGGGTCCGTGGCTGTAAGGTTTATAAGAATTGTTCCAGGCAAAACATCTTCCCAGATTTCCACTGTCAAAGAACTCTCTGCAAACACAGGACTGTTATCATTGGAGTCTAAAACAATTACCCTAAGTAAGGTTGTGCCTGATTTTGGTGGTTCTCCATGATCGAAGGCAGTCAATACTAAATCAAAACAAGAGTGGAGCTCTCTGTCCACTTCTTTAATAACTACAAGTTCTGCATGTTTAGTTCCATCAGATCCAGAGATTACATCCAAAGCAAAGTGATTACTGGGTGATAATGAGTAAGAGCAGAGGGCATTGGAGCCAATGTCTGGGTCAAGGGCTCGGTCCAGTGGTATCCGTGTTCGTAAAGATGCACTCTCTGATATTTCCAGTTCCAGCTTAGGTTTTGGAAACAGGGGTGCATGATCATTGATGTCCAAGACCTCAATCACCACGTGGATTAAAGCCAGGTGCACAGCAGTCAGAACATCAAAAGAAACCAAGCATGGATCACTGTGCCTGCATAACTGCTCTCTGTCCAAGCGTCCTGCAGTACTAAGCAAACCATCTCCAGACCTAACACTGACAGGGAGTTTCTTGGGGAAATGCAGCTGCTGGAAGGTCTCTACCAGTTCACTTCTCTCTTCCCAGCCAAAATCCTCAGATAATTTCCCTATCACAGTTCCACTTGGCACTTCTTCTAACACTTTGTATTGCACTGCAAAGGGGGCCACCTCCTGGCAATCCACACAAAGGAAAAAGTCCAAGTACAATACCAAAAACTGAAGCAGAATGTGTGACAGAAAAAACATGCTTATGAGAGAGCCAACTACACTGCTGCTTAGCCCCAAAACAGCTGGCTTTGTCCTTCAAATGTTGCACACCCTTACCGTGCTTAAAGATTCTGCAaatcatttgttttcattttccagcCAAATACAGTCCCATTTCCAGATTTCATAAGTGTATGTTACCAGCTGAATGAAGAACAGAAATCTCAGGCAAGTCCAGCTGCATTGAGATAAAATCCCCACTTTCTCCACCAGTGGCCAGAAGAACGGGTAGGAGATCCAGCTGTTGTCCCGGCTGAAAAACCTCAGTAtgtgggagaagagagaggagtCTTTGCGAGTACAAGCTGACTGGCAATGCAGACTCCAATGGGCAGCTTGCTAGCActgggaagcagagcagctgctgtTTCCTAGGGAAACCCCACCTACAGGAAAAGGGAGGAACAAGAATGCCGGTACAATGCCTTCCCAGgagtgaagtatcagaggggtagctgtgttagtctgaatctgcaaaagcggcaaggagtcctgtggcaccttatagactaattgaagtgttggagcataagctttcgtgggcaaagacccacttcgtcagatgcatgtagtggaaatttccagaggcaggtataaatatgcaggccagactcaggctggagatgacgaagtggatccaatcagggaggatgaagccCACTTCTAGTAGTTGATCTTCAtgcttctagcttccatccaagacacatttctcaatctattgtttacagccacgCCCTAAGATCAGGAGTGGTAAACTTTGTGGGTTTAGCTGCTATGTGGCTCTGGGAAAAGATACTGGATATTCATAGAATTTAAAGGCAGAAGGAACAATTctaataatctagtctgacctcttacAGAACATAGGCCAAAGAACTTTAGACAGTAACTCCTGTATCAAGCCCATACATTCTGTTTGAGGCATAGCAGAGCTCTTAGCAAGGCATCCAGCCTTGATTTAAAAGACTGGAAATGACAGAGAATTTTCTGTGTCTCCAGTAAGTTGTTCCAAGGGTGAATCCCACCACTGGGCTTTGGCCTGAGCAAATGGAAAAACTTGGGTGTTGCATGAAGTCTGACACAGGCACCTAGATGCTCATACAGGctccatctacactacaaggtttttatgcaaaaacagttgtttttgcgcaaaaacttgagggagcgtccacaccttaagcgtgtttttgcgcaagtaaattgacagtaaaatggcagaacagagggctttttgcggtgtaggtaaacctcatcctaggaggcataactcctttttgtgctacagctgttgtgcaaaaaggcatgtgtggacgctccgcaggggtttcttgcacaaatagagcctatccgaaaaagcacaggtgctctgatggccattctgtgaatgacaattagagctttcttgtgcaagagcgtccatgcagtgtggacactctcttgcacaaaagcgcatcacaaaagcgatgcgctttgaggtgtggacacacttttgcgcaagaactcttccacaaaagactttttgtgcaaaaacgctgcagtgtagatgtaaccacaATG
Coding sequences:
- the PCDH12 gene encoding protocadherin-12, giving the protein MFFLSHILLQFLVLYLDFFLCVDCQEVAPFAVQYKVLEEVPSGTVIGKLSEDFGWEERSELVETFQQLHFPKKLPVSVRSGDGLLSTAGRLDREQLCRHSDPCLVSFDVLTAVHLALIHVVIEVLDINDHAPLFPKPKLELEISESASLRTRIPLDRALDPDIGSNALCSYSLSPSNHFALDVISGSDGTKHAELVVIKEVDRELHSCFDLVLTAFDHGEPPKSGTTLLRVIVLDSNDNSPVFAESSLTVEIWEDVLPGTILINLTATDPDQGPNGEIEYSLSKHAPLEVVNMFSIDTKTGSVVVRLPLDYEENHTYEVDVQARDLGANPIPAHCKILFKILDVNDNAPDVHITWAAQVPELSEALPKDSFVALVTASDPDSGNNGQVHCYLTQGFEHFKLKRTNSYTYMLLTNAVLDRERWAEYNLTLMVQDNGDYSLATWKHLTICISDVNDNPPLFERMMYDVTIAENNVPPSYLVTVKAQDADLDFNGKITYSIQDFFASDLFSVDSKTGEIFALRAFDYEQMASLEFLVTAEDWGHPKLASNVSVRVNVLDRNDNSPVILQPVLLGGKAKIIFLVNPQTGCLRLSLGNHGPQSTAVSTMTPTSTSNISLLFTIAASDADSGLNGALHYDILSGNDANLFVLDTFSGHVFLNSSNASSLIGSEWELEMLVRDQGNSPLQAKALVQLSFQNHLDQLTNSAQEAQRLSPSMVTVICIAVLVSTFLLILALIMSICKREKKDNMAYNCREAEHAHRQQQLKKPQKHIQKTDIYLVPMLRNRQVGQSEAEQVCSYEEALLKDSPLQTPFHFTPTLYRTLRNQKGPAEQKDAFNLPAIQCRPFHPHRLRNAPKESSSLKTHSKSLENPQLKPLGDHNFDLSLPTTQLSDTTLMRQRIAAQEVGPREAHPHQHLLQSLVRLSMVALAEQDPTGELAMESPPVQQISQLLSLLHQGQFQPKPNHRGNKYTAKNGSRNVGLDTDCLSIKDSCQEDSETDDQDSENGLNLSIHQLVGEELDSLLEPHAGLALERLTADPSWMARLSLSLTSSYKDNVFSPDSLQSSQDQENAGLDKPRTFETFGKVSGSDTNTARTRLASTFLSEMSTLFEMILSQKAQAHATSASGLLQQLCARSKTFELDGDAPPVSVIWEG